Part of the Chanos chanos chromosome 5, fChaCha1.1, whole genome shotgun sequence genome, cATTGTCTTTGATTTTCTGTACATCCTCCTACCTCTCTTTCACAATCACCTGATTCTGTTCATTAAGGACCATTATTACATGATTCTGTTCATTAAGAACCATTATTACATGACTTTGTTCATTACGAACCATTATTGCATGATTCTGTTCATTAAGAACCATTATCACATTGATTCTGTTCGTTAAGAACCATCATTATGTGTTCTCCTCCCTTGCGTGTCTCTcaagctccctctctctccatctgtctttcaCCAACATTCACCTAAAccacattcatttaaaatcagtctTCTTTGTCAACAATGATTTGTCATGGCAGGACTTTCTCTCCTGAAGGATGTGTCTGTTCTATGTGTAAAGGCAAAGTTTCTCAGTAAAAGTACTCTTTGTACAGGTTGTTGACACAAAGTGAGTCAACGGTGTGgtccataacacacacaatagCACTTCTCTTAGTCTCTGACGTGATTCTCCTGTGCTCCTTCCCCTCCCTGTGTGAGGAGCTATGTGACAATATTCACAAGGCCTGGGTGTGGTGTCCCTAGAGTCCTGGGGGGAACAGTTCACATTAGAACAGTCCACATCAGAACAGCTCACATTAGAATAGTTCACGTTGCATAGCATACTGTTGCTGAACATGtcttgtgtgcgcgcgtgtgcatgtgtgcgtatgtatgtgtgtgtttgtgtgtgcgcgtgtgtgtatgtgtgtgtgtgtgtgtgtgagaccacaAGGCAGCCTGAGAGGATCCTAATATAACTGGAATGTAACTGACACCATGTGTTGCTTACCCACTCACACTGTGAATCATGCTAATTTAATAAGAGAGCAGGCACCACAGTATCTGACTCCACACTCATGTCTATAGGAAGACATCAGAGTGAACTGATTTACATCCTCTGCTCATACCTGCAGAGATCACACTGTCCACCAGAATCACCCTGCACTGGGCCTAAGACACTGCACTTGAGGACATGTGGGGGACTGActgaaggaaagacagacagacagacagagaggattcAGCGATAGAAAGAGGACAGCAGATATAAAGAAggaaagcaagcaagcaagatAGAAAGGGTCATGAGGCAGAGGAATATAGGAATAAGTTAAGATAGAGAATacggaagggagagagagagagagagagagagaacagaaatacaCCACAACCATATTAATCAACTCTGCTTAACAAGGGCTGTTCAGGCATTCtgcgcacatatacacagacaaggaatggagggagagagagagagagagagagaaagagagagagagagagagagagagagagagagagattaaaatgtTGATTGGCTAAGTGGGCAGTGGGCAGTGGGCAGtgggcttgggggggggggggggggggggggggggggggggggggggggggggggggtacacgACCCCCTGACGTTCCAGGTCACACAGTTGGCGGGACAGAAGTTCTGTTTTTCATGAGCTCCACATCTTGTCTCTAAGTGACTATCTAAAGCTTTGTGCTCTCTGTGAGGATACCTCTGTACTACTTTTTTTAGTAAGAATATCTGTTTTTGGTCTTGTATAATAGTTATGGCCTTGACTACTCAATTTAAGCTAGAGATTTAAGTTACTCTGAGAGTAAACACTGGTCTTTTGTGTAAAATGCTGAGGTCTTGTGTGAGCATAGGACAGCGTTAATTGGCATTTGCacagggaaacaaacaaaacactgggaAATGAGCTGAGctggtggagatggagcagATGCAGGGGAATGTTGACTGCTCTCTGGAGTGATTGGCCCATCTTTTCAGGATGTCGATCAGGAAATAAGGAGAGAAATGGTTTAAGGACACATGGATGGGAAGAcagacattacagacattacagcAAAGATAAAACatctttcagacagagacactatTTCTTTTATGATCACTGCAGTCATACCTTCCAATTCTTACCCTGACCCAGGGGGTTggcaaaaaacattttcaccgATTGCTATTTTGGAGGAAGTGTactgaagagagagcagagacggctcctgtctcactgtctctaaCAATCTCCTTTTTCCATGACCTGTCTAAAAACACTGTCTAGACTGTCTAGAAGTATGGGCtaaaaaatgtctgaaaagtGTTAAAGAAGTCCAATCCAGCTACACTACATTCATTCAGAGAAAATCCCAAGGCAGAACCGGAGCCATGTTAGCATTACACAGGATTAACAGTGGGCACAGCCCCATGTCGAGACACtgcaggcagtgagagagagagagagagagagagagagagagagagagagagactggcacatcctcctgtctgtatctgtacccTTTAAGAATGACCAGCGactgctgtctcacacacacaaacactgagagagagagagacagagagagagagagagagaatttaaattGGACTGAGGGATAACCATCATGCTAAACCAGTTAAATACAACAAGggtgcccgcacacacacacacacacacacacacacacacaaagagagagagagagagaaagtgagagagtgctGACACTGATGGACAAGGATAGCCATCTTGCCAAACCAGTGAACAGAATCTGGGTACCCACATAGACCTAACCCCACCGCCAAACGCAGAGCTCACATGCCTTGCAGCATTCTGGCTATGAGGTGTAAAAAGCCTTCTCTTATTACCCTGGCTGAATCATGTTTATTCCAACTAACATGATTTCTACTCATCTACACCAATATCTCGCACAGACTACGACCCTTATTTTTTCCACTGCCCACGAACCTGTGTCACACTGGAAAGACAACATGTCTGCAGTGGAGTTTGTCTCACGGAGCCTGGAAGCTCAGCCTgtctttaaaatatatttatttgccCGCGTGAAAATGTCTTTACTGATCATATTTCGTTTGTTCTGTCACAAATACGTTCAATCTCCCAGGTATTTTACGAAATACAAAATACAAGGAGGcttcttttcctttcaaaaTCTTGTAATTGTTGCCAGTGATAATGCTTTGGGTTTATTCAAACCTATTTCTGTGAACATGACAAATGACACCACCGCGGTATTTTAGGTTTAGATATCAGATTACTCCGATGGAAACCCAAACCTCAGTTCCCAGGTAATGCCACGACTCCATTGCTCAAAAATTACCCAAGTTTGAACATCACTCCAACAAGTTACTCTAGCCTAGTTTTATGAGACTGTAAAACAGCCGATCAAGCTTTACATTCCAATTTCCTCTGTTTAACGAGCAGTGCTGTAAATTGTGTCTTTTATCAGACATTATGTTCTTTTACATTTCAATGAACAATCCTGTATCTGACAAATAATAGCTGTTCCTCCTCACTGGGGACGAATAAACAAGAGTTTACACCTGTCAAGCGTTAATTCAAGTAAACCATCTCcaggattatttttgttttgatggtcGTTCCCTCAATGTGTCGTAACCTGGTGCTCATTCACTCAATTTGTCGTAACGACACTCAAAAAACGactgacacatttcatttttcggTTCACTGTATGTGGAGATAAACTGGTTTGTGGTTGTGCGGGGATCATTCTGGCCTCACATTGTAAGTACAAATACGCTGCAATCGAACCGAAATGAGCGAGGGTTAGAGAGACTTTCAAAACTTCAAGACGTCAAACATTCCAACCTTGCTATCGTTAGGTTTATTTGTCATTTGCACCTGCGCACGGATTTGCGTCTTGCGCGAACAACACGCAAGGACATCCAGTTTATACAAGGAATTCCAATAATATAAAATTTTTAGTGAATAGAACAGAAATTGCACTGTATCAGCAGGTCTTTGAATGAACTGGTTTCATTGAGTTCTCAGAAGAGAAAGGTATCATATCAAACGCAAATTTTAAAACGCTACATTtatctgcagttttttttaactcgCCGTGTACATAAGGTAAATCAAACGAATGTACACTTACCTGCCCACTGTTTGGTTGGCGAGCTGTCGCATTCGATTGAAttgcttcttcattttacaaTTTCCTGCGTTAACCTCGATAGCAAAAAGGAATCCGCATATCTCAGTAATGAGTGGTTATCGGAAGACAGCGAAATACTAAATAGTCCATGACTAGATCATTGTCATTGACTGTTGAGGCCGGATCCTAAACGCACACGGATTACACATATTCGACACATTTTATTCCCGGTTAGCTGGTTCGTTGCACAGGGATGCTGGACCAATTTCTCCTCCTGGCTAGAATGACAGCTCACGAACAGTTTATGCTACTCCTCAGTGCACGATGGGAAATGTAGTTATTTGAACCAACCTAGTCTTTTGAAACTAACAGGTATTTTCACTCAAAATAACACGATAGCTTATTTGATAATATCACTATAATGATTTGATTACATCACTATAATGACCTGACAACATATATAAGAGTGGTACCTGACAAAATCGCCGCAACTCTTAATTGCTGAAATAGCTACTATTGGATATGATATCGTAAAAATAATGTGAATACTACACATTTAAACCTGTAAGGCAGGTACAAATTTTAAAGATAATGTCCATTCGTGAAAGTGTATATAAACCATCAACTTTAGAATGTCCCCTAACCTACAGACATTAATATATCCACGGGTGATTGCGTCACCGCGTGGTAATAGGAGTGTAATGCATTTATTGGAATGCCTGGGAATGTAACCACTTTTGTGTAGAGAACGGTTCCATACTTATAGATTTTATGATGGTGTAATATAAATGTGAAGGCTGAAAGCAACATCATTTCAAAAACGTCATTCAAGGTTGAACATATTATGCGTTAATATTTTTGGCTGTACATAAGAAAAACATACATGGACTACATTAGCCGATGTAGTGTCATGAGGTATGAACATACAGAATTTCGGGTAATTCCAACGCCTTGCAGTCCCTCCGATCAATAGAAAACTTGGCTTCTTTTGAGTAGGACAAGCGTCGCTGGTGTAATGTTATCATGCAAGATTCCCATTCTTGCgacccgggttcgattcccgggcGGCACAATGGGCTTTTCAAATTCTTCATGACACTCCAGTACTCCGTGAGAGAGCGCAAATGAGGAAGACAGGGGTCCAAAAAGAACTGCGGGCAATAAGCACGAAAATTATGTGTAAAAAACCTGCTTTTAGTTAAATGAATTTTGATAATGACAGTTTTAAGAAGGGGTTTGTATTTATAGGCTATCGTCCACTTAAAACTCttcagtaaaacattttttctttgtaaaaaaagttttttccttcttttgcaAAACCCTTGCTTGGGGCGTACAGCTTTGGATCTCAAACAGGAGAGCCAAGATATTCTATAAATTCTCCAGTTGATGTCTGTGCAGTCTGTGCTGGCAGCTACGTGTATATGTCTGTTCAAACTGCAAGGTCTCTCAGCTGATGTGACCCAAGGTGCCGAGTCAGCGACTCGTTCTGCAATGAGCCAAAAGTGCAACATCGCCCAGTGCCTATGTCTTTGCTGAAGTTCCAGTTCTCATCCATTTCTGTTACAAATGTGAATTGCCTCAGCACCTGTGCGATGCACTGTactgacatttttctctctcctgtctaaAATGGGCACGCTGCACCGACTGCGCGGAGTCTTGTTGCATGGCAACTTAGTTTGGGAAACGCCTCGCGGaaggacaaggaaaaaaagtatttgaagTTATCGCTTCAGCGGctttatctctctcagtctgttagTTAGATAGCAGGGAATGCGAATGCAAAATGAACCACGcggaaatgaaatggaaaagcGACTTAAGTGTTGCCAGCGACCTTACGTTTCGTTGCAAGACCAAGAATGCCGAGTTTAATCAGTGCGGAGATTGTCAGTCTTGTCTCCTCTCAACCAAACTGTACGATTCGACGCTGTGGCTAAAGAGAGCAGATAATGCATCGAAGCGGAGGTTCCTAATTGGTCTACTCCTCCGATGCAACAACCTACAAATTCTCAAGAGTATGCAAAATGTTCTGCAGTTTACTCTTAGGAAGGATTTCATCTACGCACGGTGTCGTTCAAAACCAAACATACGTGAAGACAACATCTGTTCGAGCAGAGCACGCAATAATACTGACAAAGCATTCGATAATAACACGCAACATGGAATGGAAATATCGGAGACCTGGGATTGGTTTGGTGGAGGCCCTGACTGGACCAAGTCGTACTACCTTAGGGGAGTCCTGTCcatctgtaacactgaaattCTGCACATGCTCGGGAATCTAGTTCGTGTtctaatagagagagagaaacgaaaaTTTCTTCATCTTCACTGTGGTAGGATTTAGGCATAAGTACCTTAATTGCTTGATGAGAAGTTCTTGTGATTTCTTATACTTGATCTCTGACAATGCATTCGTATCCATTTAAACCAGTATTCATTTAATCATCTTAAAGAACTACATAACATGAGCTCAAGAGTTGTGTCCAGATAAAAGAAAATCTTTCTGTAACCTTGCTTTCCTTCCTGAGTAGTTTCAGAGGGCAATGAAGATGATGTCTTCTCTATCCCAGAATCCAAGTGCTCCTTTCACACTGATGAACACCCAGAGCTGGATCTGCTCATCCAGGCCAGCTCCATTTACGAGCCTGTCAGCCTGCCTTCAGAAGCCCAGCATGGCAGTCAAACAGTAGGTCCAGGCGAAGAGCACCCTTCCAACTCTCAACTATGTGAGTAACAGCAGGCCTGAGAATTCTCTGACCCACTATgaaatcaatatttaaaatatgtccTAACAACATGTCCTAAGCTTCAAAATATACCATAGCCTTAAAAATGTACCCTAATTTTTTAACATACCCTAACTTTATAATACACCCTGACTTTAAAAACCTGCTCAGGTTAAGCTGTAACTTGGCGctgtaattattttgtttattcatttccagAAATCCGTAACTCTGCCTATGCCTTCTGAATAATTCCATTCCTCTGTATCCTGCTAAGCAGACAGCTGTCAATCCCAGCATGCATCTCGGGCTGGTTCtgtgatgagggaggaggagagcaaAGGCAGGGATACTTATTCAGACTCCTCCGAGGATCCAACCCTCATCGTGGTGCCCAGGTCTTCATGGTCTCTGTCAGGAGTCAGCTGCCACCGAGACTTCATTCGTATGCTCCCTGTTCACCTGGCCAAAAAGATTTTAGGTGGGAAAGAAGAAGTGTTGTCTTCcagttcattttactgttaatctGTGGAtaacttaatttaatttcacttcatttcatttcatgatcTGGATAAACAGAAAGTCTTTTTTAAGACCGCTTTAATGACTCAACAGAGAGcttatttttttacagacacactTCCTCAGATGCATTATTGCTTTACTGCAGCTGTTCAGCTGAAGAGTTAATTGTAGCTTTCAGCTTGGTTATGACTCAGTGGCATGTATACTGCCAGCCAACCCTCCCCCAATTGAACTCCTACTGTAGATCCATGGTGTTTGATGTGCTTTTCTTATCAGGCATAATAGAAAATATCACCAGAGATTCGCCTTTGAGTGTTCATTGATAGATTTGCCTTTGAGTATTCATTGATAGATTGATATAGTGATATTGAACTGGGCCTAGCAGTGTTGTCTGTTCTGGCTCACTACGGAAGGAGCAGCTAGTTAAActgctatctatctatctatctatctattgaaTAGATAGCCATTGAAttcttctatttcttttttttttttcacgttcaGACTCTGCTAACTCTGAAGACGTCTGTGTATTTTGTCACATGACAAATCATGAGTATACCTTTAATTTATGACAATTCTGTTTTTGACACAGTCTGTTTTACTGAGGTGGCTGCCAGTTCAGGACGTTTTATCTCAGTCTCACATTCTGTTGTGACATCAGAAAGGTAACCATGGCGCCAATAGAACTGGACTCTGGAAAAGAACACTGAACGTGTGGACCTTGGCTTCATTATTGGCCTTTAACTAGATTATTTTTCACTGAAAGGATGGTTGCTGGGGCCATGCTTATGgacaagaacattttttttttcttaagaccTCGTTGCATGATGTTTTACAGGCCTTCTGGACAGGGCTAGTTTGCACAGCTGCCAGCATGTGTCTCAACACTGGTGTTATCTGACCGCAGAGATcttgagagagactgaggtgaaAAAGATGGTTGAAAATCAAACAATGGCACTGCAGGTACATGAGTATGTAACATTCTGCTGCACTTGTGCAGATTGCTCCCAGGAGAGCTCCTGTCTTTAATCATAGCTCATTTCCTAATGCTTTTAAGGAACAGCATGCTGATGTCAAGTATTCTTTCAAACTGCGCTGTTTCTGTTTGGTATCCTAGATTTTGATTTAGATTTTGATATACATATTGTAATATGACCTCACtggtgtctttgttttcagGGTAACCCACACTGCAGGGTCAGCCCTGTGTATGCCAAAATCCGTGAGGTCCTAGTGCCcatcagagaagaggagagacacattCACCTCCCTGAAAATTATTTCTCCAAACACAGGAAGGTAAAGAAATCACAGTCCATTCTCTTTTGGCTCTTTACGTAAAAGCATGTGCATCCTGCTTTTCCCAGCTGAATGGAGAAATTGGATTCAGTTCAGTGAACTTAATAGAGTAAACAAGAGCTGGTTCGGTTAAAGTTAACAGAGTTTACCAGAGTTGGTTCATTTGAATTGAATGGAGCTAACCTCAGCTGATTCGTTTGACTTTGTTGAGAAGTTCAGTGTCTCATCCCCTAGGAGAGAGGCTTTGAGTCTGTCTACATGGGAGTCAAAACCAGACCTGTGcaaatggaggagaggaatgttTACTGTGGAGTGTACAATGTCTTGGTGCTACAGGAAAGGTGAACATCTCCATCATTCAGTATCTCCACAGTACATGATGTGACACACTGGGCCATGACAAGCAATCACTGGTTTTACATGTCATCTTTAGATGTTAGATTAATCTATAGCCTCGCTTTTTCATGGTATATTTAATCGTTGTCAGAAGTAGGAAATCTCAGACAATAACAGAGAACATACAGCCACGGTTCAGTCATACCTTAGCTTGTGATGGTTAAACTGTTTGAAACACAGGCCACTGTTTCGATTTGAACGGGATTACCCAAACTGCACCTGTGTATTACTGTTCCCTCTCAGGGAGGATCCAACAAGGGTCACCCATTACGGAGGAGGGCAGATTGTGGCACTTGGCTCTAAAGACCGTACAGTGCGGCTCCTGGACATTGTGACGCTGAAGGAAGTACCCCTGATCATCCAGGGACATGCTGGCAGTATCCGCGCTGTGCTGATCTGTGAGGAGCGGGGCCTCGTTATCAGTGCCAGTTATGACCTCAGCATCAGGTCAGCAACCACACTGCAGTGTCTGAGACAGGGCAAGACTTAGAGTTAGATTAACAGTCACACAGAACAGTTttagccatgttttttttttttttttaataacagtcaCACAGCGTAGTGTATGAGACAGGAGAAGACTAAGAGTTAACAGTCACACATCACAGTTTTAGCTTTGtccagttttattttaatgatgtgttttcacatgaaaatgGCATCTTTAGTTTGCATTCACATTGTCATCTGTAGATTTTACAGCTAATACAAAGAAAGCAGCCATGCAGCCATGCCTGTTCTGTGACTACTgtgtaaatacatgttttacAGCAGTGAGGATAACAAGAGATCTTATAATAATGCACTGTCCTGCTCTCAACATAAACTGAAATTCTAAATCTTATTTCTAATCGTTGTGAGTATGAAATTAGATTTGCCttgtgggtttttgttgtttccaGTCAAATCACCCCTGTATATGAAATACACCCCAGGTAGATGAGTTTAATATGTGGAGCGTGTGGTTGAAAATAAAAGTGATTTTCAAACTGTGGCCAGCAAAGCAGACACAAAAGTGCTTTTAGAGCACATATATATGCAAGATTAAACCAGAtgtgctgtttgtcttttttatacAAAAAATGATGGTTACTTAAGAGTGAAGGATGTTGGTGATTCTCACTCTGAATGAAAGTATTTCACTTCTCTCAAAGGAGCAAATCTGGACTGGTTTATTCATTAGCATAGACATTTCACCTGGTCCcataaaacaacagcacacaaatgAATATCAGTCATGTTGCAGGCAGTTCTCCTtagtgaaatgttttcaaaacttTGTGTGAGGTGTTGGAACCTGAGGACAGGGACCTGTACTATGCTGTTCCGCGGACACCAGGGAACCATCAACTGCCTGGATCTCCATGGTGACCAACTGGTTTCTGGGGCAAAAGACTGCAAAGTCAAAGGTAGGAGGTAGGAGTGTCACACACAGATCCGAAGCCTTGTGGGTTTGTGCCAGTGTGGatatatctctgtgtttttatcatgGCAGTTTGGAACCTGCTCACAGGACAGTGTCACGAGCATCTGCGGTTTAAGCACCATAATCCTGTCACGTGTGTGAAGATTGACAAGGCCCTGGTGTTGAGCAGCTGCGAGGGAGGAATGATTAAGATGTGGGGTATGGAGACAGCTTCTCTCCTTAAGGTAAGACACTTATGGATATTTTAACATACCATTGTGATATGGTAATTCTTTAGGGCGGCTTTGAAAAGGGATTGCAGGAAGTTTAATACTCCAAATGCTTTGAGCACAACCTAAAAACCATATGAGTGATTTTTAACTAAGCTGGCACAGAGAGATTTGTtgatgttaaatgattttcCTACACGATTTGCAGATTTTGTGCAGATGCTTGAATTAATTCATTACCTTTACCTGTTTTGTAATTGAAGACAATGTAAGTGTGTTAAGAGCGTGGTCCTCTCTCTGATGAAACCCTGGTTGTGTGTAGATGATAACTGGGCACCAGGGCTCTGTGCGCTGTCTGTTTTTTGACCAGTGGCACATTCTGTCCGGCGGCTCTGACGGACAGGTCATGGCTTGGAGCACCAACTGTGACTTTAGGAAGTCTCTGATGACATACCGCCACCCAAAGTAAGACCTGAATGTAGTGATATAGTCAAAGGACACCCTAAAGAGCTTTTTTCACccatttattttgaaatctgAGGATTTAGAATAGTCTCTAATCATGTAATTTATAATGTATACAGAGTTAAGAATAAGTATTTTGTGagaatattttattaatcaCATTTTTCATGGTTGTCCTGTAGGGAGGTGCACACACTGTCCTTCATCTTCCTGCGAGTTATCACAGGCTGCCTGGATGGAAAAATACGGATCTTTAACTTCCTCACAGGAGACTGTCTGAGAATAATTAAGGCCAGTACCCATCAAAGCCCTGTGctgtccatacacacacatcacaacaagtGAGTAAACACATCTTCCCAGCCTCTGTAGATCTAGTAACATTAATGACACATGTAGAGTCTGAATGTTGCGTTTCTTGTT contains:
- the fbxw10 gene encoding CMT1A duplicated region transcript 1 protein, which translates into the protein MKWKSDLSVASDLTFRCKTKNAEFNQCGDCQSCLLSTKLYDSTLWLKRADNASKRRFLIGLLLRCNNLQILKSMQNVLQFTLRKDFIYARCRSKPNIREDNICSSRARNNTDKAFDNNTQHGMEISETWDWFGGGPDWTKSYYLRGVLSICNTEILHMLGNLVRVLIEREKRKFLHLHCVSEGNEDDVFSIPESKCSFHTDEHPELDLLIQASSIYEPVSLPSEAQHGSQTVGPGEEHPSNSQLYSCQSQHASRAGSVMREEESKGRDTYSDSSEDPTLIVVPRSSWSLSGVSCHRDFIRMLPVHLAKKILGLLDRASLHSCQHVSQHWCYLTAEILRETEVKKMVENQTMALQGNPHCRVSPVYAKIREVLVPIREEERHIHLPENYFSKHRKERGFESVYMGVKTRPVQMEERNVYCGVYNVLVLQEREDPTRVTHYGGGQIVALGSKDRTVRLLDIVTLKEVPLIIQGHAGSIRAVLICEERGLVISASYDLSIRCWNLRTGTCTMLFRGHQGTINCLDLHGDQLVSGAKDCKVKVWNLLTGQCHEHLRFKHHNPVTCVKIDKALVLSSCEGGMIKMWGMETASLLKMITGHQGSVRCLFFDQWHILSGGSDGQVMAWSTNCDFRKSLMTYRHPKEVHTLSFIFLRVITGCLDGKIRIFNFLTGDCLRIIKASTHQSPVLSIHTHHNNIVVNTRGSVLIFQFAKVRWDYSASAEREFFDFRDLDSPKCMAWKLPHAVAQTELVRQAPVRPATFEGHCSARKYMDLQRKVFAKLPSSSSPARPADGLGHTPTSSGREQLVMTRSERAVRDKVRKRGPHHSLTPDHVFLKVSSSQHVWCSNQAGANMELNARVRDAWGPLGNKPSTDLQLRASPAPPKAQRRPQTQTHVLFTYSPYKGTAEMYSPLSSFATDQNTQTWSKRSSPDLGRPQTVLGFAEHRSRPQSDRKRPKSSSSVRPGMRKVGFFTTTAAENIRSPQPLDPFREHSAFQLRTDTQLEEYIRDLTKCHQQMSECGDNQEKRWETMWKMRLRGVPITEFTRKDQVYAPELGLDTYI